CTTATCTATGATGGGAAGCATTTCCTTAGGCATTGCTTTCGTAGCCGGAAGGAACCGAGTTCCCATTCCCGCAGCGGGAATGATGGCTTTACGAATTCTCATAACTGGCATCCTCTCTAGACTTTCGGTACGAGTTAGCCGGGATTCCGAATAGGCTCCTTCGGAACGACTGGCAATCGTCCGACACCAATGCATACGACACCCTGTGCATTCAGCGCAGTGGAGTCCAGTGCATTTCTTCCATCCATAATTATAGGACGATTCATCCAGTTTTTAAAGTCTTCTGCCATGATCTGCCGAAACTCGCGCCACTCAGTCAATAAAATAGCCGCATCCGCCCCCTTCAAAGCTTCTTCAGCCGAATCACAGATTGTCACACCAGTCGGCATTAGCTTACGTGCAGCTTGATTAGCTTCAGGGTCATATGCTGTTAAAGTAATACCTGGGTGCCGGCGATTTAATTCGGCTATAACCCGCAAGGAAGGAGCTTCCCGCAAATCATCAGTCCCAGGTTTAAACGCTAGCCCCAATAATGCCACCTTACGCCGCGCAGGATCAGAAAGCGCCGCTTCTAGCTTGCGCACCATCCGGAGTGGTAGCATCGCATTCGTACGGACTGCAGCTTCCACTAATGTTTGAGGCGCGCCTGCTTCATCCCCCATCTTTACAAGTGTCCTTGCATCTTTGGGCAGGTTGGAACCACCAAATCCAAGGCCAGCACTAATAAAGTGGGGACCGATCCGCGGATCTAAGCCCATAGAATGAGCAACGGCAGGATAGTCAGCGCCTGTTTGTTCTGCTAAGGCAGCCATATCATTGGCAAAGGATATTTTAACAGCGAGGAAAGCGTTGGCAGCAAGCTTAGCTAACTCTGCACTTCGGGGATCTGTCGACATAATGGGACCGGGGAGCCTCTGATGAAGCTCTGTCAATCGTTCGGCAACATGAGTCGATGAGCTTCCAATGACTATACGGGAAGGCTCGAAAAAATCCCGAACAGAGCTGCCCTCCCGCAAAAATTGCGGTATCGAGACAACCTCAACTTGGCAATGTGCGGGTAGACGACCTCTTAATCTATTTTCTGCCCGTTCTGTCGTGCCGACAGGCACAGTGCTTCTAATCGCGATCATTTTTCTTCTATCATCAGTTGGTGACCATGCCTCCAGTTGATCAATGATCGCCCAAAGAGCGGCTAGTGACATTTCACCGTCCTCCCCCGTTGGGGTTTCTACTGCGAGAAAGACCAGTTCTGCTTCATTTAGCACTATGCTAGGATCATGACCGAAGCTTAGCCTTCCGGCAGCAGTATTACGTAACACTAGCGCTTCAAGTCCCGGCTCATAATTAGGAATAATTCCTCGCGCAAGCTGCGCAATCTTCCGTGTATCATTGTCGACGCAATGAACCGTATGCCCTAAATCAGCAAACCCTGCGCCCGTTGTAAGACCAACAATCCCAGCACCGATAACGGCCATTTTCATGGTCTGCGCCCTCCTCTATATTAAATGTTTCTAGTTGTGAATTTGCTTTGCTCTGATTGTAGCATCAGTTTGAAAACAAACCTCCATGTTTGTGTTAATGGAACGTAAATTATGGAGTTAGATATCACTTCTGGTCGTAAAAAAAGATACCCTCCTGGAATATGACCAGAAAGGTATCCTTCAGCTACATTTTCGCTATGTCATTAATCATTTACTCACCTAACCAATTGCCCGCGGGTAACTCCAAGCTGGTTAGTCGCCTTCAGCTTCCTCCAAACCTCAGGTCCGCCAATCCGTCCATCAATAGCGGCACGATAAAGGGATAGCACCTCGAGCACCTTATCGCCAGTTTCTTCAAGAAACTCGACACGGTAAGAGCGTACACCAAGCTCCATGAACAGACTCAAGTATTCGGCACCCGATTGCTCTATTGCATTGTATACCGTATTCCGGCAGCCTTCATCAACGCGTACAGGGTGAGACATGCCGATACGATCCTGCAGCGATGCCCGCTTCTCTTCACATGGCCGTCCGCAATTAGTGAAATCCGTCCCTTCACTCATGAAGGTGCAGTATACACAATGCTCAGTATGGAACATCGGCATATGCTGATGAATAACCATCTCCAGCCGTGAGGTATCGGAGCGACGAAGCATATCAACCATCTGTTGAATATTCAAATCGTAGGAAGGAGTCACCCAGTCGCAGCCCGCTTCGCGGAAAAGGTTGACGGTTTTATGGTTCGCTACGTTTAATGAAAAATCTCCTATGAGGAGAGGATGATCCGCTTCAGGCTTCTCCATCCGTTCCTTCAAATAGTAGTAAAGCGCACCTGTATTGCGAACAAGCACAGCATCAGGCTTCAAATTCAGGATGTTACGGTGGTACCCATTCTCGCCAGGCATATGAATGCGCGGAGTAACGAGTGCAATTCTCTTGCCCGCTTCACGGCAAACAGCAATGGCTTCTGGGAACTGCTTAATAAATTCAAAATCCGCGTAAATAAGCGATACATCTGTCTTAACGACAGCTTTAACCTGCTCAAGCGTACGGCAAAGCGCAGTCAATTCAACCTCGCTAGGCTGCACCGAGACGTCACGATCGGTCATATAAGAATCTGCCAGCTCATCTAC
This portion of the Cohnella abietis genome encodes:
- a CDS encoding UDP-glucose dehydrogenase family protein; the encoded protein is MKMAVIGAGIVGLTTGAGFADLGHTVHCVDNDTRKIAQLARGIIPNYEPGLEALVLRNTAAGRLSFGHDPSIVLNEAELVFLAVETPTGEDGEMSLAALWAIIDQLEAWSPTDDRRKMIAIRSTVPVGTTERAENRLRGRLPAHCQVEVVSIPQFLREGSSVRDFFEPSRIVIGSSSTHVAERLTELHQRLPGPIMSTDPRSAELAKLAANAFLAVKISFANDMAALAEQTGADYPAVAHSMGLDPRIGPHFISAGLGFGGSNLPKDARTLVKMGDEAGAPQTLVEAAVRTNAMLPLRMVRKLEAALSDPARRKVALLGLAFKPGTDDLREAPSLRVIAELNRRHPGITLTAYDPEANQAARKLMPTGVTICDSAEEALKGADAAILLTEWREFRQIMAEDFKNWMNRPIIMDGRNALDSTALNAQGVVCIGVGRLPVVPKEPIRNPG